In Papaver somniferum cultivar HN1 chromosome 9, ASM357369v1, whole genome shotgun sequence, the genomic stretch GGATATGCAGATCAATTTCCCAGGATTTCCAACCACCACCAGTTTGCAGATGGAGTATTACCAAAAATACTGTTTTCTCTTCCAGATTTGCAACCGAACTAATTTCTCTTTGTTGATTAACTATCTTCTTTGGTTGCTGATTTACTAGCACCTGTGTATCCATAACTTTAAATCTCTTTATTTGTATCAACTTGGAGATCCGGATGTGGCTCCTTTTGAAGTACAAAGGAGTTGTGATAAATCCATCAAATAAAAACCGATAGTTATAAGGGCTAGTATTatggaaataagaaaacaaattgtGGCGTGATGTAGATGATGTTGATTGGGTTTGGTCATATGAGGAGTGACCGTGGAAACTATTTGGGCTGATTTTGGTGTAGAAAGGTAAGTTAATGAGATTTAAACTGAATCAGCAAGGGCTGTGAGAGAACAAAGACTCGGAATTGATTTTGGATGTTACTATTTTTTCCAATCTAGGTACCACAAACAGAAGAGGACGAACTATACTGAAAACAAAGGTacgatgctttgaaacttatggGTACTTACAGGAGGAACACCGGAGAGAGATTCCAGGAACTCAACCTAGTTTCTGGCTTCTGGaacaattaggttttcatctactCGACCAAATACATCTAGAAACTCAAGAGGTATGAAGAATACACTTCTTCCGAATCCTTCATCTGCAAAGCAATCCCTATTCAACCAACATCAAATTGAAAAATCATTTTGATTCAGGTTCGACTTAGCTGATTTGTTGATACAGAAGACCAGACTATGAAGACAAAAGAAGGTTATTAATGGTATAATATTTCTACTTTTGGTTACAAACTCTCAAGGATACCAAGTCGCAGAGCAAACTcggaagagagaaaagaaagtGGTGTCATGTTTCTATTACATAATGTATAATATTTCTACTTTTggtaaaaaaaacaaacaaactcagAGTTGTAAAAATCAGGAGTGCCAAAAAATGGAGTGCACTTATAGCAATATCTGCAAAACAAATAACAGATCGGACTTAACAAATCGATTTACATCAATAAAACAAATCTTTGAATATAATGGCACCTTAAAAGGTGCAAATAATGTACTTCAGGCATTTAGAAATTTTCTCTAATCATAATGTTTACAGAACAAAATACATGTTGATAGGGTTAAAGAGTTGCGAAGGTTCGTGAGAGGAAGTTAATACATAGGTTCCCACTCCTGAGGTTAGAGAGATATAAATTGAACCCGCAAGTCACATACATTATTAACACATGTAACCAACGTTTATcggacataaaaaaaaatacactcAAAAGAGAAGGAATAAAAATCAAAGGAAATGGGGAAAACGACTCAGCCAAGAGAAAATGCGATAAACAAGATTACAACAATGAATAACAGTATATGGATATACAGAAGGTGAAGAACGGAAATGCATCAGAGGTTATCCTCTCGCACCAATCGAACCATCTCATGATGTTATTTCCATGGGGGTGATGATGGTTGTTTATACACCAGGCCTTGTGAAGTAGCTGTAGCATAGCTTGCGTCGAGGTTATGAAGTTGTTCCATAAGCTGGTTTCGTCGCTCCTTAAAGAAATCCAGACGCGATGTTAATTCTACCAACGTTGAAGATGCTACGGATGGATTTCGTGTATATTCCATTGCCTGTAACATTGATTATAGTATGCAATGTAAGTCATTAAGGCCATGGGCAAAAATTTAACAGCACTTGCGGATAAATTAGCCCTTACCTCCATTGACCTTGAAGTAGAAGCCACGGCAGAGGAATCAATTGCCGAGAGATCATCCGCAGAAAAACTAGTAGATGCCTCTGTACTTTTTGAATCACTCAAGCTTATTGTATCACCATACAGCTTTTGAAACAGCTGTTTGGCGTTGCTGGTAGACGACATTGCCTGGTCCTTGACGTTGTTTTTTCTCTCAGTTCCTAATGAGCGGTCCTGTATCAACCAAATATATGAATAGTTATTGAAAGAATAGAATCGGATTAGCTGCCAATATAACCACGGTTTCCAGAAAAAGAATTGTcatccataaaagaaaaataaaacacatAACCGAAGTATATAAAACAGGGAAACGAGACACCTACAGATTATTCAAGTTCTAACAACACTGACATAAAGAGAAAACGTTCAAAGATATACCTCATTTCTTTGTTTCGTTTCGTGATTACAAAATGCAAGGGTCATATCGAAATTTTGCTGAAGATACTTCCTGCAGAAGACAAGTTTAGATGTAATCATGATTCAATATACTAATGAACAAAAACTCTTCCACCGATCCCAAAAGTATAAGAGAGAAAAGTTCCACTATACAGACAGTAAAATCAAATGTGAAAAGAGAAATGTCATGCTAGCAGGCAAGGTTACATACAGACAGAATTATGCCTGACACATACTGCCAGAGGCAACAAAGAGCAAAGAGCTTCATGTTAAATAGAGTGCATTTTAACATAGCAAAATTTTGGTCGACATGTAGATTTGGTCAATCtaagagaaaacaaaatgctgaTGCGGCCATCTTAGTGTCTGAACTGCTCCCAGTAGAGCAACCCCTCTGTATCTCGAGGGATAAAACATTTTAAAGTAGTTTACAAATTCGATGCGACAACGATTAACGTCCATCATCATATGCATAAAAACACAATAAGCATGCTGGCAAGAAAGTGATCTATTTAAACATCTCACTGTTGTGAATGTAGATTTTGTAAATGCTGGTACCGATCGCTTGCATCAGAAAGGGCACCATAATGGTTTTGGCTTTGCTGGTTCAGTTGGAGGTGGAGCTCCGTGACCTTCTGTTTCAGCCTAGCTACATCTGCCTCAGCAAGGGCGATCTCTTCTAGCTCTGCCctcgtctttagaaataagattGTTAGGATAAAGATAACTCCTGTGACCGTAAGGCAAGAGAAAAAGGAACAGCACCAACCTTGGAGTTCATACCACGTTGATTAGAAAACTGTCCTGAAGACATATTCAGACCGATCTCCAGATCAGCTCTAAGATCTCTCTCAGCTTGCAACTGCTCTTGCAGTCTTGAAACCTGTGACAATTGAATACAATATATAAGACAAGGGAGAGCATACTCAAAAACGCAACTTGCATATATCGGCTAATCTCCAACACATGTTTGAGAGAATCTTCGCGTACATGCAGGAACGTCAGTTGCAAAACAAACATTTGACAGAGATAAATAGCAACAGCGTCTTAGGTTAATGACCAAAATTGTTCAGCAAAGCAAGCAAGTAATATATAAACCAGGTAATCTTTGATTTAGTTTGAGCCATTTTTTTGCAAGGGAGGGGTTGAATTGTCAAAGACCTTCTCTTTGACGGAAGGGTGAAAGGTTTTTCTCACTTAGACAAAATTTAACAAATAGGCTAGTCATTCTCTCTACCGGCGCCTCTCATTACTGTACTAACTTCCCAAGATGTGGAACAAGGTACCAGAAAATGTATTACTCTCCGAGTCCACAACTAGCAAGGTTTGTTATGTGGAGGCTTTAGTGGTGGCCTACTCGAGTAAAACAAGGCAAAGTTTGCTTAAGCCATCATTGCCGGATGAACAGATGAAAGAGGAACCTTCAAGTGTAGAAAACAAGCCGTTTTAAGTGTAGAACAATCGGCTTATTCTAATCTTCATCAGTACAAACATTTAGTAACATTCTAGATGTCAAACTAGACTTCTTTTCCTAGTACATTTAGATGTTTTCAGCTACCTTTCGAAAGCAACCTGATCATCACATTTAGTCATACCCTTGCTACCATGTCACAAAAAAAGACCCACTCTGCATGCATATTCCAACGCTTGCCCATCTCCTCATGTGCACAGTTGTTCCGGACATACTATATCCTACCTTGATTAAACATGTGCAGTTGTATTTTACCTTCCTCGATCTATCCAGCATCTTGGCTATTTCCTTTAAATtttcaaactttcaaaaaaagaaaataaagcagataaaagataagcaattgcATACATCTTGTTCAAGTGCCAATCGTCGCTCGTGCAGAGCTTGCTTTCTTCTCTCTAAACTCGCTTGCAAAATCTGATTCCCTTTAGCCTGATAGAGAAGGTGGTCGAACTAAGTAAAGGTTCCCACAGTAAGATCCAAGATAAAAGTTCAAACACTGAATGTTACCTCTTTCTCTATCCTGGTGCGCAACTCATTCTTAGTAACCTCTAGCCTCTGAATAGCAAGCCTGCAACTCATGTAATTCAATGAGTTTTAAAATATAGGAGATGATAACGGATTGCAAAACGAGAAAGGAAATTCAAAAATACAGCAGAAATGTATGCTTGTCATTAGATGAATGCTGTCAAAATTACGAATTGATGTGATGGTGTGCAAAACTGGGACTTCGGAACCTTGAAAGTAAGAGCATACGAAATAAGATTTTTGCTTCAGCTATCACTGAGAAATTGCAGGAGGCGAAGTTCCAAATGCTTAACAAGAATTTATGTAACATATACAATTATGAGCAGGGATCCTTTAACAGTCTTACTAAGGCCCCGTGGAGATGATATAAGGGATGATTTTAAGAATGTTATCCCTGCCATATAACACATCTTATCTGATGCAGCGTACTTTAACCTTTAAACCCATAAAACATTGTACATTTCTCAAAggtaaataaccacaccataaatTCCCTGAAAGATGGTTAGCAACCATGTATTAATGAGCATGGGAGTTTTAGGGTCATTCTGGAAGGTCTACATGTGAATAAATCCTTCCCGCATATCATCCACTGAACTATCTCCAAGTGTGCTAAACATTAGTCTGGATGAAGTATCATCCTAGTTATTATATATGTACAAATGTCAGGGATAAATGTAAGAAATCATATAACTCCAACCTCCAAGTCAAGCCTTAAGAGCATGCATCCCTCTTAGGTTATTAGGTTCAGGTAATTGGAGGATAATGAGTGACACCCAATATCTAACCAAATGCATTAATACGGATTACTAGGCTTCATTAGTTTGGGTTGCCTTATAGTGTGATTAGTGGACAAGCATTTAACAAGATAGAAAGAGCCACTACAGGAcacttaagaagaaaaataataatatcataTACAGGTGAAAGACTTACTCTTCTTCTCCGGATGAGTCAACAGATTCCACTGTGGTATTCTTCCGTGtctgtaaaaataaaaaaaaatgaatctcAGACAAGTAGGGCAGCAAGCAGTGAAAAGAGGTTGTCACTACAGTCAATTGACAACAGCAGATTTCTCTTCCTAGAGGATGAAGGTGAAATTTGAACCTAAGTCTGTCAATCAAAGGTCACTGACTTCACAAACAAGGTGATTCGGGTGGAATTTGGCTGTTGACACGAATGGAACCTAAATCTGTGGGGCCTGGCTTTGTTCGACATTATAAGATCGAAATGAAAGACTACACAAGAATATCATCAAACCCACGTGtagaagaataaataatttaaaaAGAACTCTTTTAAGAAATCAGAATAGACTGGCCATAAAAAAAGTACACCAACTCACATTATTTCTACCCCAAAAGGATGGGCGCTTGACATTGAGACCGTAACCACTTAGTTTACTCGAGGATTTTTCTGCAGATAAATGAGGACCAGCAATGGGTAGAGAAAGACCAGATTCTTTAGAGGACAGAAGGTCTGCCATTGATTGGTGAGATCCACTGGCAGGTAAATCAATGGGACTATGCATCTCAGTCGGACTCTCACTCTCTTTCTTACATATATCTTTCTCATTAAATTGAAAGTTGGAGTCTCTGTGGGCTTTATGGCTTGATAAACCACTAGTCTCCCCAGTAGATTCAACATctgaaccaccatcaccttcaaAAGCCTGTAACCGACGAGATAATGAATACAGTAGTTAACACTAGCAGAAGTTATGTTTacaaaagataaataaataaacaataacACGGCAGAAAAAAATACTAAGTTTTAATACCTTATAACTATATAAATCATTGCCAGCATAGCCGCTGCTGCCACTAAACTTTCCGCTAAGCACACGGTCAGGATCATCATATACTTCTGGAGGATCTTCATTTTCTGTATCATGATATGCACTATCTTTCATATCCAAATTTTCATCATCAGATGACTCATCAGACTCACTGTGTCCCATCTGAGAATCTGCTGAAAAAGAGCATCTTTGCAGATTATCATCCTGAAACAGATCAAAATGAAGTGAGCATCGCCAAGAGAGAGAAATTTCAAATCGAACTACCCTTTTCGTGAACATTAAATAATTATAATTTTACAGTTTTTAGACTCTTGACTAACTGACTATTCTTAATTTATTTGGTAATAAACTAGAGTCAACTATCTATCTACATACCCAGTCAATCAACTGGTCGAAACTTACATCGAAGATATTGTCATAATCCTCCAAAAGAGTTGTAATGATGGCTTGAGCATTATTAGCAGCGTTGGCAGCAGCAAGAAGCTGAGCTGAACTATCACTCATGTCAAAGTCATCCTCCAACTCACATTCACCAGCCAAAAGTGGTCGCAGTAACAAGGGTGCCATGCAAGCAGCAACCGCAGAAGGAGTCATCCGATTATCAGAAGAATGAGCAGCAATTATATGCATCATTTTCAGAATTCTGCAACCAAATAAAATGCCAGTGAGATATATATAAGGGGCTGGTAAAGGCCTGAATGTCAAGTCAAATTTTTAATCATTGAAGAGTCATGTGATTCCATAGGCATAATTATAACTTTATAAGCCAAGCTATCGTTCACTGAAGAATTATCAGCAAACGAATGGGAGTAGACGCTTAAGAAGATGCCCTGTGTAAAATGGTCACATTTTCGAACTCAGTTAAGATGAATGACGAGTTAATGGTCAAAAAAAATGGAGGGAATGCTACATGCGGTCAGCCATTCTGTACGCTATTTAATGTGTTCAGGTTGAAAGCCAGAAACATTCAGGCACATCTTCTCTTAGGATGACCACTGGATTTCAAAATGGACCTATTCAAAATGATTGAACTGATCTCGTGTAAGTTGGAACAATATAATAGCGCTTTCTTATACTAGTATCTAGCTTTCTAAATTTAGGTTTCAGCCATATtgttacataagatatcatacAGCTCCATGTGACCATCTGTTAGGTTTCCAAGCGTGCTTTTATTAAAAAAGGTTTCTTAGTATATGTTTGTTCATAACACAACCGCAACAGAAATATACTAAAACAATTGTTGAACTTGCATGCACAATATTAATGTATTTTCTTTAGTAACTTAAGAGATGTGATAATTTGACCCTTCACGATGCCAACAAGCTACTCCGTCTCATGCATCAATGTCCCCCCTAAAGTGTAATGGCTGCAAAGAGAAAGACTGCTAAAAAAATGGGCATGGTTGGCAAATCATTTTATTAGAAGAACAAAATAAGCATCACCTTTGTAATAATCGCCTATTTGGCTCCGGAAATGTCTCAAATACTGCAGAGCGCAGAGCATTAAGCCTAGTCTCCTTTCGCTCAATCCCTATGAAATGGAACACCAAAATAACAATAAAGTGTCACACATGATGTAAGAAGTCATAACCGCGAAAATCACACAAATGACGAAGGTGAAACATAAGAAATATCATAAGTGATCAGCAGTTGTCAAATTTTGGCAACCATGTAAAGGTTATAAAACTTGAAAGTAGCTGAGATTTTGATGTTAGATCCAGATTGGCAGAAGGAAAAGGGATGTAAAGAGACAGATAATATGTGGTTTGCCACAGAAAAAATTCAGCAGTAAAATACCAAAGTGACCTACATCATTGACTGTTAGTCGACAAACCAATAATCATTAATATTGTAGAATCATTCTTATTTAAACAAAACCTGGTTACCATTCAAAGTTAAAATTTAATGCACACTGCAGTGCAACAAGTATGAAATCCCGAGAAATCTCGTTTCTCAATAGGTATGTTCTTTTTCCGTTCGAAGATTCaccggaaaaaaaaaatgaggcgtgAAACTGCTTTAGAAAACGAGGGAGGATTGAGGATGATACTGGCTTAGATGAGTAATAAATGTAAGATTCTCTGGAACACTTTCCACACAGTCACGTATAACTCTATTCCTTCTGGAATTTTTCTGCGGCAACCCACATAAGGTCCTTCTCTTATTTCCTCTGtactttctttttcattttgccAATCTGGATGAGCTCCTAGAGCTTCACCAACCAGATATTTCAGATTTGGCTAGTTGCACAGATTTTCTTCAGGCGATATTTTTGGAGGTGCACATTCTTCCAAGAAGCTACACTTAGTATGAATATCGCATACATGGCACAAGTGAGCAATAGAGTGTTTAATCCTGAAGGACAGTCTCTCCCTGTCGCATACCCCCTCTCAAAAGGAAGAAGCAATAAAGGATAGTTAAGGGACAGGCTGTCCGTGTTCCCGCTTAAACCTGGTGTATGATCGGATTTTTAGCATGAGGACGGTCCATTCCATGTTACACGAAACTCAGGATCCAAATTACAGCATGCCCCCTCCCTCTACTTGGAGAATTCATTCAATTCAAGGGTGGGAAACCTCAGCATAAGACATGGGGCCAGCCACCCTTTAGAAGGAAATTTCAGAGTTTAGGCAATAGCTAAAAAGAGAGAGGAGGCGAGTTGCTAGGGTGGCGACAGTTGGCATATGACCATTTTAAGGTTTAGATGAAAGCTGAGTGGCGAATTTGGACCCTGATTTCTATACAATTACTATGCTCCCAACAAATAAAGCACTTTCACATGTTCAGGGTGTTGACACAAATTAGCAAAACAGTAAAATGGACAATGAGATGCGACAAGAGGCACCATTATTGGGTTCACCAAGAGATCAAATGAGCAGGTGAAAAATGGAAGCAACAAGTGCTATGATGCCACCACATATTAGTGAACAAAGCAGCACGCAACAATGAGATTCAAATGGAACCATTATATTCACTTCACCGAGAGACCAACAGCGCAAGTGAAAAGTGGAAATAACAATTAGTAGCCTTTTACTTACCAAACCAGAGAACCTAAAGGTCCTAACCATCACATGCATGCTAAACTATCATCTAAATATAATTAGAAAAGTATAGCTATAAGACGAACTTACTGGATGCCTCCAACAACGCAATACAGCAAGATGCAGGAACCGGGGATGAGGGTAGCTCTCGAAGCACGTGCTgtggataaaaaaaaatatgggtAACCATAACGTAAAACAAGACTTGACAGGATAATGAGAAATAAACCATACCTTCACACAGTCACCAACTACATGTGCATCCTCGTCAGAGCTGAACTCATTCCTCCCTGAAAACAATGGATCCTCAAACTAAGGCATGTG encodes the following:
- the LOC113309059 gene encoding rho GTPase-activating protein 7-like isoform X1 translates to MSAERIRPGAGVMNTVFKSGPLFISSKGIGWKSWKRRWFILTRTSLVFFKNDPSALPQRGGEVNLTLGGIDLNSSGSVVVREDKKLLTVLFPDGRDGRAFTLKAESSEDLYEWKTALEHALAQAPSAALVMGHNGIFRNDTTDTIEGSFQQWRDKRPVKSMVVGRPILLALEDIDGGPSFLEKALRFLEVFGVKVEGILRQSADVEDVYRRVQEYEQGRNEFSSDEDAHVVGDCVKHVLRELPSSPVPASCCIALLEASRIERKETRLNALRSAVFETFPEPNRRLLQRILKMMHIIAAHSSDNRMTPSAVAACMAPLLLRPLLAGECELEDDFDMSDSSAQLLAAANAANNAQAIITTLLEDYDNIFDDDNLQRCSFSADSQMGHSESDESSDDENLDMKDSAYHDTENEDPPEVYDDPDRVLSGKFSGSSGYAGNDLYSYKAFEGDGGSDVESTGETSGLSSHKAHRDSNFQFNEKDICKKESESPTEMHSPIDLPASGSHQSMADLLSSKESGLSLPIAGPHLSAEKSSSKLSGYGLNVKRPSFWGRNNTRKNTTVESVDSSGEEELAIQRLEVTKNELRTRIEKEAKGNQILQASLERRKQALHERRLALEQDVSRLQEQLQAERDLRADLEIGLNMSSGQFSNQRGMNSKTRAELEEIALAEADVARLKQKVTELHLQLNQQSQNHYGALSDASDRYQHLQNLHSQQKYLQQNFDMTLAFCNHETKQRNEDRSLGTERKNNVKDQAMSSTSNAKQLFQKLYGDTISLSDSKSTEASTSFSADDLSAIDSSAVASTSRSMEAMEYTRNPSVASSTLVELTSRLDFFKERRNQLMEQLHNLDASYATATSQGLVYKQPSSPPWK
- the LOC113309059 gene encoding rho GTPase-activating protein 7-like isoform X2 gives rise to the protein MSAERIRPGAGVMNTVFKSGPLFISSKGIGWKSWKRRWFILTRTSLVFFKNDPSALPQRGGEVNLTLGGIDLNSSGSVVVREDKKLLTVLFPDGRDGRAFTLKAESSEDLYEWKTALEHALAQAPSAALVMGHNGIFRNDTTDTIEGSFQQWRDKRPVKSMVVGRPILLALEDIDGGPSFLEKALRFLEVFGVKVEGILRQSADVEDVYRRVQEYEQGRNEFSSDEDAHVVGDCVKHVLRELPSSPVPASCCIALLEASRIERKETRLNALRSAVFETFPEPNRRLLQRILKMMHIIAAHSSDNRMTPSAVAACMAPLLLRPLLAGECELEDDFDMSDSSAQLLAAANAANNAQAIITTLLEDYDNIFDDDNLQRCSFSADSQMGHSESDESSDDENLDMKDSAYHDTENEDPPEVYDDPDRVLSGKFSGSSGYAGNDLYSYKAFEGDGGSDVESTGETSGLSSHKAHRDSNFQFNEKDICKKESESPTEMHSPIDLPASGSHQSMADLLSSKESGLSLPIAGPHLSAEKSSSKLSGYGLNVKRPSFWGRNNTRKNTTVESVDSSGEEELAIQRLEVTKNELRTRIEKEAKGNQILQASLERRKQALHERRLALEQDVSRLQEQLQAERDLRADLEIGLNMSSGQFSNQRGMNSKTRAELEEIALAEADVARLKQKVTELHLQLNQQSQNHYGALSDASDRKYLQQNFDMTLAFCNHETKQRNEDRSLGTERKNNVKDQAMSSTSNAKQLFQKLYGDTISLSDSKSTEASTSFSADDLSAIDSSAVASTSRSMEAMEYTRNPSVASSTLVELTSRLDFFKERRNQLMEQLHNLDASYATATSQGLVYKQPSSPPWK